A window of Coffea eugenioides isolate CCC68of unplaced genomic scaffold, Ceug_1.0 ScVebR1_1177;HRSCAF=1988, whole genome shotgun sequence contains these coding sequences:
- the LOC113755074 gene encoding 60S ribosomal protein L13a-2-like — translation MIPHKIKRGAAALARLKVYEGVPPPYDKTKRMVIPDALKVLRLQAGHKYCLLGRLSSEVGWNYADTIRELEAKRKKRDLAEELKLAARSRNPPSSPVDLHRQEL, via the coding sequence ATGATTCCGCATAAAATCAAGAGAGGAGCAGCTGCCCTGGCGAGGTTGAAGGTGTACGAGGGAGTACCTCCGCCTTATGATAAAACCAAGAGGATGGTTATCCCTGATGCTCTCAAGGTTTTGAGGCTCCAGGCTGGTCACAAGTACTGTTTGCTGGGTCGGCTATCGTCTGAAGTTGGGTGGAACTACGCTGATACAATCAGGGAGCTAGAGGCTAAGAGAAAGAAGAGGGACTTGGCGGAGGAATTGAAGCTCGCCGCACGCTCACGGAACCCACCATCATCGCCCGTGGATCTTCATCGTCAAGAGCTCT